In Pseudobythopirellula maris, a single window of DNA contains:
- the nadA gene encoding quinolinate synthase NadA, which yields MPTTAAPSPDVKAYKSLSNDELRDRIQAVRDSLGERLLILGHHYQQDEVIELADLTGDSYKLSQLAAGSDDCRVIAFCGVHFMAETADILANRPEKLAERGGERVRVILPDMAAGCSMADMAAIDQIEDAWDQLSEVIDTERLIPVTYINSAASLKAFVGRHGGIVCTSSNARAAMEWAYERGDRVMFFPDQHLGRNTALGMDISDEQMPVWDPYAPDLGGSTEEQLQSSKVILWKGHCSVHQMFKAEHVAMFRKQHPGIKILVHPECPREVFELADESGSTGAIIQAVESAPAGTKWAIGTELHLVNRLKQDHPEQEIHFLSPVVCMCATMYRIDLAHLCWTLENYAAGNPLNVIAVDEETAKWSLVALERMLEVR from the coding sequence ATGCCCACCACCGCCGCCCCCTCGCCCGACGTCAAAGCCTACAAGTCGCTCTCGAACGACGAGCTCCGCGACCGCATCCAGGCGGTCCGCGACTCGCTCGGCGAGCGGCTCTTGATCCTCGGCCACCATTACCAGCAGGACGAGGTGATCGAGCTCGCCGACCTGACGGGCGACAGCTACAAGCTCAGCCAGCTGGCCGCCGGCAGCGACGACTGCCGGGTGATCGCCTTCTGCGGCGTCCACTTCATGGCCGAAACGGCCGACATCCTCGCCAACCGCCCCGAGAAACTCGCCGAGCGTGGCGGCGAGCGGGTCCGGGTGATCCTGCCCGACATGGCCGCCGGCTGCTCGATGGCCGACATGGCCGCGATCGACCAGATCGAGGACGCCTGGGACCAACTGTCCGAGGTGATCGACACCGAGCGGCTGATCCCGGTCACGTACATCAACTCGGCCGCCAGCCTCAAGGCGTTCGTCGGCCGCCACGGCGGCATCGTCTGCACGAGCTCCAACGCGCGGGCGGCGATGGAGTGGGCCTACGAGCGGGGCGACCGGGTGATGTTCTTCCCCGACCAGCACCTGGGTCGCAACACCGCGCTCGGCATGGACATCAGCGACGAGCAGATGCCGGTCTGGGACCCGTACGCCCCCGACCTCGGCGGCAGCACCGAAGAGCAGCTGCAGTCGTCGAAGGTGATCCTCTGGAAGGGCCACTGCAGCGTCCACCAGATGTTCAAGGCCGAGCACGTGGCGATGTTCCGCAAGCAGCACCCGGGCATCAAGATCTTGGTCCACCCCGAGTGCCCGCGCGAGGTGTTCGAGCTCGCCGACGAGTCGGGCAGCACCGGCGCGATCATCCAGGCGGTCGAATCGGCCCCCGCCGGAACCAAATGGGCAATCGGCACCGAGCTGCACCTGGTGAACCGCCTGAAGCAGGATCACCCGGAGCAGGAGATCCACTTCCTGTCGCCCGTCGTCTGCATGTGCGCGACGATGTACCGCATCGACCTGGCGCACTTGTGCTGGACGCTAGAAAACTACGCCGCGGGCAACCCGCTCAACGTGATCGCGGTGGACGAGGAGACGGCGAAGTGGAGCCTGGTGGCGCTGGAGCGGATGCTAGAGGTCAGGTAA
- a CDS encoding flagellar motor switch protein FliM, with protein MSDLTPELAPEIFAACQANAEKASEAISRAFDGEFVLKAAEPVDHDPEALPSGIDGPGLAVVFTCGESGAAVLLPAAEGLLPDWLSAPDPAGASKLQALGEELGALLRPDSLAADGTRCEWVEDLAAALTRGAPVRGSKLVSIEVASGETLGQLSLVWPLQKPADFWPTSDKPAADEAAPASDARPAARPHPRDYRELPPYSVSMLQIKVPLTVTLASKRQSIDDILSLTPGAIISFDKPCDGLLELTADDQPVAVGSAVKVGERFGLRVSDIVMPDERYLKVTG; from the coding sequence ATGTCGGACCTCACCCCCGAACTCGCTCCGGAGATCTTCGCCGCCTGCCAGGCCAACGCCGAGAAAGCGAGCGAAGCGATATCGCGGGCGTTCGACGGCGAATTCGTGCTCAAGGCGGCCGAACCGGTCGACCACGACCCGGAGGCGTTGCCTTCGGGGATCGACGGTCCCGGGCTGGCGGTGGTGTTCACCTGCGGCGAGAGCGGCGCGGCGGTGTTGCTGCCGGCAGCCGAGGGGCTGTTGCCCGACTGGCTCTCGGCGCCCGACCCGGCGGGTGCTAGCAAACTCCAGGCCTTGGGTGAGGAGCTCGGCGCGTTGCTGAGGCCCGACTCGCTGGCGGCGGATGGGACTCGCTGCGAGTGGGTCGAAGACCTAGCGGCGGCGCTCACCCGCGGCGCCCCGGTCCGAGGGTCCAAGCTCGTCTCGATAGAGGTCGCGTCGGGCGAAACACTCGGCCAGCTGAGCCTCGTTTGGCCGCTGCAAAAACCCGCCGATTTCTGGCCCACGAGCGACAAACCTGCCGCCGACGAGGCGGCTCCCGCCAGCGACGCCCGCCCTGCTGCGCGGCCGCACCCGCGCGACTATCGCGAGTTGCCGCCGTACAGCGTCAGCATGCTGCAAATCAAAGTGCCGCTGACGGTCACCCTGGCGTCTAAACGGCAGAGCATCGACGACATCTTGTCGCTCACGCCCGGCGCCATCATTTCGTTCGACAAGCCATGCGATGGGCTGCTGGAGCTGACCGCCGACGACCAGCCGGTCGCGGTCGGCAGCGCGGTGAAAGTGGGCGAGCGTTTCGGCCTGCGGGTCAGCGACATCGTCATGCCGGACGAGCGCTACCTGAAAGTCACCGGCTGA
- a CDS encoding outer membrane protein assembly factor BamB family protein has translation MTHSQHGVASTFCSAILVAATALVALPSPARAADPMDWPLWRGPHGNGVSDEVGLVDEWDPKGGEGSNLLWKSDELGGRSTPIVMNGKLYTLTRDQPGTELEGEKVVCADAATGKVLWEYRFNVYLSDVPDTRVGWSSVVGDPATGRVYAQGVCGYFCCLEGDSGEVVWDRSLHEEFGLLSTYGGRTNFPLIHDDTVIISAVVIGWGDTPQWGLMAKPAHRFMAFDKATGEMRWLSGTRLIPYDTTYSSPTPAVLNGQRALVFGSGDGAVWAMQAGTGKTLWNYPISRRGLNVSPLVTPNGMVYTGHSEENIVGTTMGAFVAIDGTKQGALELGDEEWIVPQAMVGKSSPIAVGGRIYAMDDRAKLFVYDAKTGERITRKALGRAMRGSPIYADGKIYTCTNEGMFYILKPTDDGVEVLQKLRLRGEEVNASPIVSHGRIYMTTADNLYCIGDPSVEPSLDIRLVNGVRPVPTASGEPAQMQVVPWDTLLAPGEEQTYTVRLYNATGEFLREASSGEVSFSVDGPGSVTPDGRYIAPTNAPHKAALVNVAMGDLKGQGRVRIVPPLPWSFDFNDGELAPLTWVGGRIRYVPRDENGEGYLAKPTELPTRPGAPTTKLGTRSQMWMGPSDLADYTVQADVQMQTGVAGESSAASPDAMPEFVDPSASDNPIKLPSAGLINSGYTFTLFGPNSEARLYSWCTHPERAQASVAMEFEPHVWYTMKCRVEPADDGASAKVYGKVWKRDEQEPAEWTLEFVDEAPNLQGAPGLFGDSKEAEFYVDNLKVTPND, from the coding sequence ATGACCCACTCGCAACACGGCGTCGCTTCGACTTTTTGCTCCGCGATCTTGGTAGCCGCAACGGCCCTGGTCGCCCTCCCCTCGCCCGCCCGGGCCGCCGATCCGATGGATTGGCCCCTGTGGCGCGGTCCGCACGGCAACGGCGTGTCGGACGAGGTCGGGCTCGTGGACGAGTGGGACCCCAAGGGGGGGGAAGGGAGCAACCTGCTCTGGAAGAGCGACGAGCTCGGCGGGCGATCGACCCCGATCGTGATGAACGGCAAGCTCTACACGCTCACCCGCGACCAGCCCGGCACGGAGCTCGAGGGCGAGAAGGTTGTTTGCGCAGACGCCGCCACCGGCAAAGTCCTCTGGGAATACCGCTTCAACGTCTACCTCTCCGACGTGCCCGACACGCGCGTCGGCTGGTCGAGCGTGGTGGGCGACCCCGCCACGGGCCGCGTATACGCCCAGGGCGTGTGCGGCTACTTCTGTTGCCTCGAGGGCGACTCGGGCGAGGTCGTTTGGGACCGCAGCCTGCACGAGGAATTTGGCCTGCTCTCGACCTACGGCGGCCGGACCAACTTCCCGCTGATCCACGACGACACGGTCATCATCAGCGCGGTGGTGATCGGCTGGGGCGACACGCCGCAATGGGGGCTCATGGCCAAGCCCGCGCATCGGTTCATGGCCTTCGACAAGGCGACGGGCGAGATGCGCTGGCTCAGCGGCACGCGTCTCATCCCTTACGACACGACCTACAGCTCGCCCACGCCGGCGGTGCTCAATGGCCAGAGGGCGCTGGTCTTCGGTTCGGGCGATGGCGCCGTGTGGGCCATGCAGGCCGGCACCGGCAAGACGCTCTGGAACTACCCCATCTCGCGACGAGGGCTGAACGTCTCGCCGCTGGTCACGCCCAACGGCATGGTCTACACCGGTCACAGCGAGGAGAACATCGTTGGCACGACGATGGGCGCCTTCGTCGCGATCGACGGCACGAAGCAGGGCGCCCTGGAGCTCGGCGACGAGGAGTGGATCGTACCGCAGGCGATGGTCGGCAAGAGCTCGCCGATCGCCGTGGGCGGCCGCATCTACGCCATGGACGACCGCGCCAAGCTGTTTGTCTACGACGCCAAAACGGGCGAGCGGATCACCCGCAAGGCCTTGGGCCGCGCGATGCGGGGCTCGCCGATCTACGCCGACGGCAAGATCTACACCTGCACGAACGAGGGGATGTTCTACATCCTCAAGCCCACGGACGATGGGGTCGAGGTCTTGCAGAAGCTCCGCCTCCGTGGCGAAGAGGTGAACGCCTCGCCGATCGTCTCGCACGGCCGCATCTACATGACCACGGCCGACAACCTGTACTGCATCGGCGACCCGAGCGTCGAGCCCTCGCTGGACATAAGGCTGGTCAACGGGGTGAGGCCCGTTCCGACCGCCAGCGGCGAGCCTGCCCAGATGCAGGTTGTGCCTTGGGACACGCTGCTCGCGCCCGGCGAAGAGCAGACCTACACGGTGCGTCTCTACAACGCGACGGGCGAGTTCCTCCGCGAGGCGTCGAGTGGTGAAGTGTCGTTCAGCGTCGACGGCCCCGGTTCGGTCACGCCCGACGGCCGCTACATCGCCCCCACCAACGCACCGCACAAGGCGGCTCTGGTGAACGTTGCAATGGGCGACCTCAAGGGCCAGGGCCGGGTGCGGATCGTGCCGCCGTTGCCGTGGAGTTTCGACTTCAATGACGGCGAGCTGGCCCCGCTCACCTGGGTCGGCGGACGCATCCGCTACGTGCCTCGCGACGAGAACGGCGAGGGCTACCTCGCTAAGCCGACCGAGCTGCCCACCCGCCCCGGCGCGCCGACCACGAAACTCGGCACCCGCAGCCAGATGTGGATGGGCCCCTCGGACTTGGCGGACTACACGGTCCAAGCCGACGTGCAGATGCAAACCGGCGTCGCCGGTGAATCGTCGGCCGCCAGCCCCGACGCCATGCCGGAGTTCGTCGACCCCTCGGCTTCCGACAACCCGATCAAGCTGCCGTCGGCCGGCCTGATCAACAGCGGCTACACGTTCACTCTGTTCGGCCCCAACAGCGAGGCCCGCCTCTACAGCTGGTGCACGCACCCCGAGCGGGCCCAGGCCTCCGTGGCGATGGAGTTCGAGCCGCACGTGTGGTACACGATGAAGTGCCGCGTCGAGCCCGCCGACGACGGCGCCAGCGCCAAGGTCTACGGCAAGGTCTGGAAGCGTGACGAGCAAGAGCCCGCCGAGTGGACGCTCGAGTTCGTCGACGAGGCCCCGAACCTCCAGGGGGCCCCGGGCCTGTTTGGCGACTCGAAAGAGGCCGAGTTCTACGTCGACAATCTCAAGGTCACGCCGAACGATTGA
- a CDS encoding outer membrane protein assembly factor BamB family protein, whose translation MRYVALLLTVFLLHSADSPSATAQSVTKEWTQWGGDSARNNTPVGEGIATEWEVGDFDFRTGEWDPSSAENIKWASRLGSQTYGNVVVAGGKAFVGTNNSGGWLPRYPGDVDLGCLLAFDADTGEFLWQHSSEKLKTGRVHDWPLQGICAAPLVEGDRLWFVTSRGEVRCLDTDGFSDGENDGKVQDEEAAIKQQAAGAGADYDMKNEADVVWVFDMMRELGTSQHNMCSCSVTTAGDILLVNTSNGLDESHINLPAPDAPSFIALDKNTGYVLWTDKSPGENILHGQWSSPAYGVLGGQEQAIFGGGDGWVYSFDPKGNGKGGAKLLWKFDANPKQSEWILGGRGTRNNIIATPVIHDGVVYVAVGQDPEHGEGIGHLWCIDPTKRGDVSPELAYNSSDPSKPIAHKRIQAVEPDEGDFARPNPNSAAIWQYSEVDQNDDGEIDFEETMHRSCGTVAIKDGVLYIADFSGLFHCLDAKTGKVHWTYDMLAAAWGSPLIVEEKVYIGDEDGDVAIFRHSADPEVAMDGGEPFFGEINMGNSVYSTPIIADNVLYISNRTHLFAIEKGDE comes from the coding sequence ATGCGATACGTTGCTCTGCTGCTCACGGTCTTCCTGTTACACAGCGCCGACTCCCCCTCGGCCACGGCCCAATCGGTCACCAAAGAATGGACCCAATGGGGCGGCGACTCGGCCCGCAACAACACGCCTGTGGGCGAGGGCATCGCCACCGAGTGGGAGGTTGGCGACTTCGACTTCCGCACCGGCGAGTGGGACCCCAGCTCGGCGGAGAACATCAAGTGGGCCTCGCGCCTCGGCTCGCAGACTTACGGCAACGTGGTCGTGGCGGGCGGCAAGGCGTTTGTCGGCACCAACAACTCGGGCGGCTGGTTGCCACGCTACCCGGGCGACGTGGACTTGGGCTGCCTGCTGGCCTTCGACGCCGATACGGGCGAGTTCCTCTGGCAGCACTCGAGCGAGAAGCTCAAGACCGGCCGCGTTCACGACTGGCCGCTGCAGGGCATCTGCGCCGCGCCGCTTGTGGAGGGCGACCGGTTGTGGTTCGTCACGAGCCGCGGCGAGGTCCGTTGCCTCGACACCGATGGTTTCAGCGACGGCGAGAACGACGGCAAGGTCCAGGACGAAGAGGCCGCCATCAAGCAGCAGGCCGCCGGCGCCGGGGCCGACTACGACATGAAGAACGAGGCCGACGTCGTCTGGGTGTTCGACATGATGCGTGAGCTCGGCACGTCGCAGCACAACATGTGCAGTTGCAGCGTCACCACGGCGGGCGACATCCTGCTGGTGAACACCAGCAACGGGCTCGACGAGTCGCACATCAACCTGCCGGCGCCCGACGCGCCGAGCTTCATCGCCCTCGACAAGAACACCGGCTACGTGCTCTGGACCGACAAGTCGCCCGGCGAGAACATCCTGCACGGCCAGTGGTCGAGCCCGGCGTACGGCGTCCTCGGCGGGCAGGAGCAGGCGATCTTCGGCGGCGGCGACGGCTGGGTCTACTCTTTCGACCCCAAGGGCAACGGCAAGGGGGGCGCCAAGCTGCTCTGGAAGTTCGACGCCAACCCGAAGCAGAGCGAGTGGATCCTCGGCGGCCGCGGCACGCGCAACAACATCATCGCCACCCCGGTGATCCACGACGGCGTGGTCTACGTCGCCGTGGGGCAGGACCCCGAGCACGGCGAGGGGATCGGCCACCTGTGGTGCATCGACCCGACGAAGCGCGGCGACGTGAGCCCCGAGCTCGCCTACAACTCGTCCGATCCCAGCAAGCCGATCGCGCACAAACGGATCCAGGCCGTCGAGCCGGACGAGGGCGACTTCGCCCGCCCCAACCCGAACTCGGCCGCCATCTGGCAGTACAGCGAGGTCGACCAGAACGACGACGGCGAGATCGACTTCGAGGAGACCATGCACCGCAGCTGCGGCACCGTGGCGATCAAGGACGGCGTGCTCTACATCGCCGACTTCAGCGGGCTGTTCCATTGCCTCGACGCCAAGACCGGCAAGGTCCACTGGACCTACGACATGCTGGCCGCCGCCTGGGGCTCGCCGCTGATCGTTGAAGAGAAGGTCTACATCGGCGACGAGGACGGCGACGTCGCCATCTTCCGCCACTCGGCCGACCCCGAGGTCGCGATGGACGGCGGCGAGCCGTTCTTCGGCGAGATCAACATGGGCAACAGCGTCTACTCCACGCCGATCATCGCCGACAACGTGCTCTACATCTCGAACCGCACGCACCTGTTCGCGATCGAGAAGGGCGACGAGTAG
- a CDS encoding ArsR/SmtB family transcription factor codes for MATKTNKTKKNAGRPLKRADMETLGQAAECLRILAHPVRIRMVQLLLHDRYTVGELAEDCGVLENVASEHLRLMQRCGFFTSEKEGRRVYYRVAEPHLENILDCIEGRFQAGASK; via the coding sequence ATGGCGACAAAGACCAACAAAACCAAAAAGAACGCCGGTCGACCGCTCAAGCGGGCCGACATGGAAACGCTCGGCCAAGCCGCCGAATGCCTGCGGATCCTCGCCCACCCGGTCCGGATCCGGATGGTGCAACTCTTGCTGCACGACCGCTACACCGTTGGAGAACTGGCCGAAGACTGCGGCGTGCTTGAGAATGTCGCCTCGGAGCACCTGCGGCTGATGCAGCGGTGCGGATTCTTCACCAGCGAGAAAGAAGGCCGCCGCGTTTACTACCGGGTCGCCGAACCGCACCTGGAGAATATCCTCGATTGCATCGAAGGCCGCTTCCAAGCGGGTGCGTCAAAGTGA
- a CDS encoding rhodanese-like domain-containing protein, which yields MSQVTTITAKRLAELAEGGGVEVIDVRTPVEFREIHAPLARNTPLDSLDPDTLMKQRNGSAGEPLYVLCRSGARAMKACEKFVEAGHENVVHVEGGTLAWQEAGLPVNRGKKAISLERQVRIAAGLLVLIGAGLGYFVHPYFIGLSAFVGAGLTFAGATDTCGMGMMLARMPWNQCGGGSCSA from the coding sequence ATGAGCCAAGTCACCACCATCACCGCCAAGCGTCTCGCCGAGCTTGCCGAGGGGGGCGGCGTCGAAGTGATCGACGTCCGCACCCCGGTCGAGTTCCGCGAGATCCACGCCCCGCTCGCACGGAACACGCCGCTCGACTCGCTCGACCCCGACACCCTGATGAAGCAGCGCAACGGGTCGGCCGGCGAGCCGCTCTACGTGCTATGCCGATCCGGGGCGCGGGCGATGAAGGCCTGTGAGAAGTTTGTCGAGGCGGGGCACGAGAACGTGGTTCACGTCGAAGGGGGCACGCTCGCATGGCAAGAGGCCGGCCTGCCGGTCAACCGCGGCAAGAAGGCGATCTCGCTCGAACGCCAAGTCCGCATAGCGGCGGGGCTGCTGGTGCTCATCGGCGCCGGCCTCGGCTACTTCGTCCACCCTTACTTCATCGGGTTGTCGGCCTTCGTGGGCGCCGGACTCACCTTCGCCGGCGCCACCGACACTTGCGGCATGGGGATGATGCTCGCCCGGATGCCTTGGAACCAATGCGGAGGCGGATCGTGCTCGGCTTAG
- a CDS encoding sulfite exporter TauE/SafE family protein, with amino-acid sequence MLGLAIVGGVAIGFALGLTGGGGGIFAVPLLVYGMSLPPREAVGVSLAAVGAIALMGAATRLRSGETDVRTGLLFALAGMFGAPLGARLSKMLPEATLLLLFSGLMLVIAVRMWLKSIATELPDGDAQRFVCQRDACGRPTLGPRCVALLAALGVFTGVLSGMFGVGGGFVIVPALVLFGGMRIHTAVATSLMVIFLISVSGVTSYTLDGGTLSWRLTALFALGGVLGMQLGTRLSAKLSGPTLQRTFALAMVAVAGFVVLKSIA; translated from the coding sequence GTGCTCGGCTTAGCCATCGTCGGCGGCGTCGCGATCGGATTCGCGTTGGGCCTCACCGGGGGCGGTGGGGGCATCTTCGCGGTGCCTCTATTGGTCTACGGCATGTCGCTCCCGCCGCGGGAGGCGGTTGGCGTTTCGTTGGCGGCGGTCGGGGCGATCGCGCTCATGGGCGCCGCCACACGGTTGCGAAGCGGAGAGACCGACGTCCGCACCGGGCTGCTGTTCGCCCTGGCGGGGATGTTCGGGGCGCCGCTCGGCGCGAGGCTCTCGAAGATGCTCCCCGAGGCGACGCTCCTGCTGCTGTTCAGCGGGCTGATGCTGGTCATCGCGGTGCGGATGTGGCTCAAGTCGATCGCCACCGAACTACCCGACGGCGACGCCCAGCGGTTCGTTTGCCAACGGGACGCCTGCGGACGACCGACGCTCGGCCCGCGCTGCGTGGCGTTGCTCGCGGCCCTCGGCGTGTTCACCGGCGTGCTCTCGGGGATGTTCGGCGTGGGCGGGGGCTTTGTGATCGTGCCCGCGTTGGTGCTGTTCGGCGGCATGCGGATCCACACCGCCGTGGCGACGTCGCTGATGGTGATCTTCCTGATCAGCGTGTCGGGAGTCACTTCCTACACGCTTGACGGCGGGACGCTGTCGTGGCGGTTGACCGCCCTGTTCGCCCTGGGCGGCGTGCTGGGGATGCAACTCGGCACGCGGCTATCGGCCAAGCTCTCCGGGCCCACGCTGCAGAGAACTTTCGCCCTCGCGATGGTCGCGGTGGCTGGATTTGTCGTCCTGAAGTCAATCGCCTGA
- a CDS encoding peroxiredoxin yields the protein MPRLNEPAPEFEARTTHGPRKLADYRGRWLILFSHPSDFTPVCTTEFIGFAKAYDRFRELNCDLIGLSIDSVFSHLAWVDSIQQNFGVEIPFPIIDDLSMRVAHAYGMIQPGASDTAAVRTTFVIDPEGRLRAMAYYPMSNGRSVEEFLRLLEALQTSDRHKVATPEAWRPGEDVIVPPPATAAAAHERLADDSCACTDWYYCTKPLEEKPAVVETETVAALA from the coding sequence ATGCCAAGGTTGAACGAACCGGCGCCCGAGTTCGAGGCGCGGACCACCCACGGCCCGAGGAAGCTGGCCGATTACCGCGGGCGTTGGCTCATCCTGTTCTCTCACCCGTCCGACTTCACCCCGGTCTGCACAACCGAGTTTATCGGCTTCGCCAAGGCGTACGACCGTTTCCGAGAGCTCAACTGCGACCTGATCGGGCTTTCGATCGACAGCGTCTTCTCGCACCTCGCCTGGGTCGACAGCATCCAACAGAACTTCGGGGTCGAGATCCCCTTCCCGATCATCGACGACCTGTCGATGCGGGTCGCCCACGCCTACGGGATGATCCAGCCCGGCGCCAGCGACACGGCCGCCGTGCGCACAACCTTCGTCATCGACCCCGAGGGCAGGCTGCGGGCGATGGCCTACTACCCGATGAGCAACGGACGCAGCGTCGAAGAGTTCCTCCGCTTGCTCGAGGCGCTGCAGACCAGCGACCGCCACAAGGTGGCGACCCCCGAGGCGTGGCGCCCTGGCGAGGACGTTATTGTGCCGCCGCCGGCGACGGCAGCAGCCGCTCACGAGCGGCTCGCCGACGACAGCTGCGCCTGCACGGACTGGTACTACTGCACAAAGCCGCTCGAAGAGAAGCCAGCGGTCGTCGAAACCGAAACCGTAGCGGCGCTTGCCTAA
- a CDS encoding MBL fold metallo-hydrolase — protein MLLRYFYDRSLAHASYLVGCQRAKQAVIVDPGRDIEPYLDAAEREGLDIVAVAETHIHADYVSGARELADRIGAKLYVSDEGPQDWKYQYASQYEHCLCKDGDRFGVGQIEFEVMHTPGHTPESVSFVLTDRGGGADKPMGVFTGDFVFVGSIGRPDLLEEAAGMVGTAEVGAHQLFHSVERFRTLADHLQVWPAHGAGSACGKGLGAIPSSTVGYEKLFNPALQHHDEEEFVRYILADQPEAPKYFAVMKRVNKEGPQILGPYSPPPQTPASRLESAIEEGAVVDLSAPSSYSAGFAKGTLNIPASMLAGWAGWLLDYDEPVYLIAAGDQIKEAVRVLNKIGVDEVKGVFSVDELRKAGRLDHAYPNEEPANLAERIAAGQVQVIDVRAQGEWNDGHIAQADHRFLGKLPGNLQGLDRSTPVVTQCQSGMRSAIAVSILIDAGYDVINLAGGFGAWSHAGLPVETGDTACESQPCTTA, from the coding sequence ATGTTGCTCCGATATTTCTACGACCGTTCACTCGCCCACGCCTCGTACCTCGTTGGTTGCCAGAGGGCTAAGCAGGCCGTGATCGTCGACCCGGGCCGCGACATCGAGCCGTATCTCGATGCGGCGGAGCGTGAGGGGCTCGACATCGTGGCGGTCGCCGAGACGCACATCCACGCCGACTACGTGTCGGGCGCCCGCGAGTTGGCCGACCGCATCGGCGCGAAGCTCTACGTCTCCGACGAGGGCCCGCAGGACTGGAAGTACCAGTACGCCTCGCAGTACGAGCACTGCCTCTGCAAGGACGGCGACCGCTTCGGCGTCGGTCAGATCGAGTTCGAGGTGATGCACACCCCCGGGCACACGCCCGAGAGCGTCTCGTTCGTGCTGACCGACCGCGGCGGCGGGGCCGACAAACCGATGGGCGTGTTCACCGGCGACTTTGTCTTCGTCGGATCGATCGGCCGCCCCGACCTGCTCGAAGAAGCGGCCGGCATGGTCGGGACGGCGGAGGTCGGCGCTCATCAGCTGTTCCACTCGGTAGAACGCTTTCGCACGCTCGCCGATCACCTCCAGGTCTGGCCCGCCCACGGGGCGGGGAGCGCATGCGGCAAGGGCCTCGGCGCGATCCCCTCGTCGACGGTCGGATACGAGAAGCTCTTCAACCCGGCATTGCAACACCACGACGAGGAAGAGTTTGTCCGCTACATCCTCGCGGATCAGCCCGAAGCGCCGAAGTACTTCGCGGTGATGAAACGGGTGAACAAGGAGGGCCCCCAGATCCTTGGGCCCTACTCGCCGCCGCCGCAGACGCCAGCGAGCCGACTCGAGAGCGCGATCGAAGAAGGCGCCGTCGTCGATCTGTCCGCACCGTCGAGCTACTCCGCGGGTTTCGCAAAGGGGACACTCAACATCCCGGCGAGCATGCTTGCGGGCTGGGCCGGTTGGCTCCTCGATTACGACGAGCCGGTCTACCTAATCGCCGCAGGGGATCAGATCAAAGAAGCGGTGCGCGTCCTCAACAAGATCGGCGTCGACGAGGTGAAGGGGGTCTTCTCCGTCGACGAGCTCCGAAAAGCGGGGCGGTTGGACCACGCCTACCCGAACGAAGAGCCCGCGAACCTAGCCGAGCGCATCGCCGCGGGTCAGGTTCAGGTGATCGACGTTCGCGCTCAAGGCGAGTGGAACGACGGCCACATCGCGCAGGCCGACCACCGGTTCCTCGGCAAGCTGCCAGGCAACCTCCAGGGCCTCGATCGATCCACGCCGGTTGTCACGCAATGCCAAAGCGGCATGCGTTCGGCGATCGCGGTGAGCATTCTGATCGACGCGGGCTACGACGTCATCAACCTGGCGGGCGGCTTCGGCGCCTGGAGCCACGCAGGGCTGCCCGTGGAAACGGGCGACACGGCTTGCGAATCGCAACCCTGTACAACGGCCTGA
- a CDS encoding DUF1641 domain-containing protein, which produces MTDDPAILNSSRHDPAAEEVSRRLVAQLEELNGRLAKLDRLQESFETFGAVACDVLDERAQGLGETGSGADERLAGLTQLAERLTRRDTLSALVALADRAPELERLAALVDSAPDLVATLIDVIDEWARRCGEEGLDVAEALRSGLRTALWLGQRISEVELERLGFLLRSDVLDPSALQVVGNAATALVQCQRDACEAPSPRRAGAFASLRSLSDPKTQQSIAFALQFSRAFGELVGQPCSNSSPTPKDSE; this is translated from the coding sequence ATGACCGACGACCCCGCAATCCTGAACAGCTCACGCCACGACCCCGCCGCGGAGGAGGTCTCCCGGCGGCTCGTAGCTCAGCTTGAAGAGTTGAACGGGCGGCTCGCCAAACTCGATCGGCTCCAGGAGTCGTTCGAGACCTTCGGGGCGGTCGCCTGCGACGTGCTCGACGAGCGGGCGCAGGGCCTTGGCGAGACCGGTTCCGGCGCCGACGAGCGGCTGGCCGGTTTGACCCAGTTGGCGGAGCGGCTTACGCGGCGGGATACGCTCTCGGCGCTCGTCGCCCTCGCGGACCGGGCTCCCGAGTTGGAGCGGCTTGCCGCTCTGGTGGATTCCGCACCCGACCTCGTGGCGACGCTGATCGACGTGATCGACGAGTGGGCGCGCCGCTGCGGCGAAGAGGGCCTCGATGTCGCCGAGGCCCTACGCAGCGGGTTGCGGACGGCGCTATGGCTCGGGCAACGGATCAGCGAGGTCGAGCTCGAACGGCTTGGGTTCTTGCTCCGTTCTGATGTGCTTGACCCCAGCGCTCTTCAGGTCGTCGGTAACGCCGCGACAGCGCTGGTTCAGTGCCAGCGAGACGCCTGCGAAGCTCCGTCGCCACGACGGGCCGGCGCCTTCGCTTCACTGCGGTCTCTGAGCGACCCGAAGACGCAGCAATCGATCGCCTTCGCGCTTCAATTCTCACGTGCATTTGGCGAACTGGTTGGCCAACCTTGCAGCAACTCCTCCCCAACACCGAAGGATTCCGAATGA